CAACTGGCTaagtgaaccccccccccccccccccccccctaatacTTATAGTTGAAGGAAGAATCAGTACTTGGAGTACTTGAGTATACATGGCTGCTAGAAATGGTATGCATGTGTATTGGCTAGATTACATTAACTGAGATTGATCAAGTAGAAGTAGCAAATGTAGTAATTTACTGTATAAGAAACATGTTTAAAATACTACATAATaagaaatagacacacacacacgacagaAACCCCccaaaaattatcattttgtaaatcaaagtCATATCTGATAAAATGCATTATATTTGTTACTATTATATAATTTGCTTGCATTGCTTTCAAACTTCTGTCACATCAAATACTGGAAAGTAAATGAGGCTAATCCATTGGAACAAAAagttataattcattttttttaaaaagacaacatatattacaaattgtTATATCAATATAGCTACAATAAAGGCAATGACGAATTTTGATTAGGAAGAACATTTGTTCTATTTAGAAGTCAAGTGcacacatgtgtacatcatTATGACTGCTAAGCTATAGGGAAGGAAGACATCAAACCTATAAAAGTAAgtacttaaagtggcacaagctgagttgataaagctttttactcaagtcaAAATTCTTACATAAAACACTGATTAAACTGCTCTAGAATAATATTACTTTCAATGTACGTGTTCTTTGACATGACAATTGTcatctggcattgttagaacagttgatggtatagtaTGGATTTCCTTTGCATCTTTATACGTATAATGAGTTACATCATTGGATTATTTATAAATTGTCTGTATACCAGgttttgagttcagtcaattgcaagtgatagttaagtatgcttcagtaggTAGAATACTgtaagtaccttttaaatagGCAGCAAAAACTTGAGGCAAAAGTCTTACAAACTCAGCTCATGCCTCTTTAATGCTAAAATAgttaatatattatacatgcagaaatttgctgtttttcaTTAATAATTGAACATCAACTGTTCATTATTTACCGATATGTTGGTATCGTATGCGTTCATTACCTATGACATTGTCCATGTAGTCTATGCAGCCTATGCAGTAGAAGAGCAGATGTGAAACTTAAATAGATAAACTAGAACATGGTTTCATCATGTTTTTGAATGAACACTGAACCTGTATAGAATGTTCGAACAGTGTTTCACCATGTTCTTAATGCTGTAGTGTTTCATTATGTTTTCAATAATGGAATCTACATGCAATATTTTACCGATGTATGGTAAGTTTCTTTACCAATGTATCAGAAATAGATATTTCTATACTATAGTtctttatcatttttaaaagaTTATTCATAACTTGTTTTCCTCTTCATGTGTCATCTTCTTCAGCCAGTATCTCATTGACAAGATAACATGTTTCCATGTGATCACTACCAGCCATTAAGGCAAACTTTGGCCTGCAATGAAATGATTCTAGGGTTAAAAGAACTGTAATACACCACATATTGGGTGATCTGTAAAGTCTTTACagtgtatgtatttcatttcaatgcATAACAATTAATTTATGAATGCAAAATGAAAATGGTAACAGTTGGTGATGCATACCGTATTATTCTAGCAGGTCGTGACCTCTTATTTAATATACTGGTACTATTAAACATATTCTGATAACAATGATTGCATAGCTGTAAGACCTAAtaagctcaattttagaatatgtgggaTAGgtaaatttttttcaattttattatatatttgttttcatgtgtctagtccaggttttccattgttttcaaaatggtctctgtgttatttatttcttcctatcagatgtacagtcttGGTTATCATGCTTATCTAATTCTATTTTAAGGCTGCCTTTACATGactttttacaaataaaaatgctGTAATATCATATTTGCTTTAATGCATTTTCATGTGTTTACATGACGGATCAAAAAACAGTTTTGATCGATAACACGGAAACACTGAAGAGATggaaacattaaaaaacaatgCTGTCACACATGTGCAAACATAATGAAACAATTTAAGCCTGTGCATAACTACGTCAATGATGAGTTCATTTCTGAGGACAAATTTGTGCATTTTTGAATTGTAGCATATTCAGCTGTTTACACAACTGTTTTCACATCTTTCCATTTTCATCCGTCTACACAAACtgcattttgaatgaaaatggaTAGTTTTGAAACCATTCCACTTTCAGCAACGTTTTCAAATCGTTGcgttttcatgtacatttttatcatcTCCATGTACATGGTAGGTGCAAATGCAACAAAAATatctgtgttttcatttgaaaacgacattatgtaaatgtggCCTCAGGTATAGAAGCAGTCATCACTTACTGAAGGTCTAGAGCTGAGATGCCTTCTTTGCattgtttttgtactttgtcAAAAACATCTTTCCCAAGACTATCAATGCAGTGCCTGTATAGAAATAAAAAGGTTATAAGATAGATATCAATGCCTTAGCTTGTGTGCATATTTTCCATTGGTATTATCATTGCTATTAGTCCagtcaaaatatggaatgacCCATCATTAATTGCaacagaatttattttttcaccattatcttcagtcaaaatatggaatgacCCATCATTAATTGCAacagtatttattttttcaccattATCTTCAGATTGGTCCtcataatgaaatatcaaaagtcTTCCTCaatctaagtggtggaacagtatctaatttgcataaatccaaaatggccacaGAAAAACAGtctatttattatatatatttaactaAATTTCAAATCTGATCAAcctttatgaaatatgtaaatatgctaATCTATGTAGTTTGACTTGTGGAGTATACAGTAGTGTGCCCACAATCAcctaagtacaaaataatacaCCATATTAATTACACATCAACAAAACTAGTGCATGCAATACATTGTTTTGCAATAAATTGGGCTATGTAAGAGAAAATGGGGACACAGTATACACAAGAATGCACCTAGTTCTTGTATTATATAGCAGAAATTTATATGATTAGACATTTCCTAAGTCTACATATCAGCATGTGTTACTAAAATGTCACTTTTCAAAGTAGATTTAAAGTGATCGAGCACAATCAAGTAAACACATACTCTCTTAATAATTGCCTGCAGGAAGAGCCTGGTCTGATAAAGTCTTCATCTTCTAATTcagaatcatcatcatcatcattggcATCAATTCCAACAGCTGTTTTAGCATGAGTTATAATGACATCCAAATCCTAACACATTAAAAtggataaaaaatataaaaatgtgaatttaataGTATTTGcacaaataaaatatcattCATTTTATAACAAACCTAACTCAAAACTCAGTACATGCTTCAATTCATcattgactgacagacaaagGTACCAGTAtaatttcaacattaatgcaaatattatgtaaatcatCACAAAATGTCCAAAATAGAGTAATATGAGAATTGACGTGACCGTAGCTTGTCACATTCATATCAAacagaaatagagaaattaacTCAAACAGGAAtttcactccaggaaataaagacaccCATCAAATTTAGGTTCTGGGGAGTCATTTCAGgacttcacatcacataaaattcattcaatagggaacttgcaaacccgccatgttgaatgttgcatcatgggaaatgtgttaataaatactaatcaattagcattgtaaacagcaatgttacattgtttgtaaccacgaatgatcaattcctAGTCACcttgaccattgtgggaggtttattttattggtagctccaggtattacaataaccacagataatcccatagtcctttgcatctgagcatgctcagtctggattgcaagttccctattgccaagaaacaccaaattgtaACTCTTTTTCACCCCTATTGTTCTGCCAGTAAttcaccattgcatcatgggtctcaTCATATGTGACTATTTATGTAGATGCACAGTGCTTACTCATGATGTCTACATGCTTATTTCTTTCAGATAAATTGAATATGTATTTTTCATATCTGCCAAGACCCATGAGGTAGTACACCACTGatgaaagaacaatagaggtgaacAAGACTTTCAATTTGGCGTTTCTTGGCAATCGAACGAAATATGTGGGATGTGAAGTCATGAAATGCTTCAActaaaagtttatgaaaatgcttttatttcctggagtggcattcccaaTTAATAGAAACAAAGGGCAAATATGCAATACAATACCTCGTCTGATTCGACTTCTTCAAAATCATCTGGATAGTCAGTTTCATGCTCTACTTGAATGACGGGTTTTTCTTTCTTTGCACCATGCAGTGCATTATATGGCAGTTTGGTTGCATGCATTCTTggattgtcatcatcatcatcatcatcatcatcatcatcgttgtcaTCGTCATCAACACCCACTTCAGGCACCTCCTCAggaatttcttttttaataataaaattataaagTATGTGTATGAGCAACTTATTTTTCAGATATTGTCTTGCTAATTTGAATTTTCACCTTCGAGCATTCAATCCCAACGTTACaggaaatattttaatttatacgATCATCTTCCAGATTTTCACAGTCAAATACGACAAAGCTTTTGTTACCTGCATGCAAGATTTACAATGGAAAGTTAAAAAATCATGCATTGTACTGGTACATACCTTCTTCAGAACTTTCACATACTTCTTCTATATTCTCCTCATCAGAACTTGTAAAATCATCCGAATATTCTCCAGAGTCTCTGGGTTCTAATCTACGACTTGTTTCTGTAAAGGAAATACATGGAAGACAATGGTGTATTTGTCTTAGATGCTttgaatgaaggaaaatgataccaaaacaaagaaagaaaattaaaagtGCATAATTACTGAAACATGTTTGCTTTCTTTTGAATTGTTTATAAAACTGTGACAAACAAGATTAACTGGAAGTAAAATATGACGTACTTAATGCCATAAAGAATCTCTTTTAcctttttcttatttttttttcagtctaaAACATAACTTATTTGCCATTTCAAAAATCTGAAAATACATACCTGGACTGTTTGCATAACTATTATTATTGCTATTATTAGCACTGTCTAATGCTGGCTTAGTTAGTTTATCGGTGGATAACAGCATGTCTGGCAGCTTGGCTGTATCATCAGATGACTTTAATCCTTGGTCACTACTCCTGTTTATACACAAAAGATACAtctaatattacatatataccccATAACTACTTGCATCGATGTATACGCATACAATTGTtatttgcattgcagtgcaatactTAAAACATCATAGCatactgtatgcaaataaacatgtaaatgttCCATCAACATGAATTCACATGAACACAGTTGTACATTctttttacaacaaaattttgctatTCAGGATAGTTGTAAAGTGTGAAATGACAACACACTGATGCAAGACTATATAAAGACATTTATTATGTTATATTGATGTTGAGATTTGCCAGCAAGATACCATGCAAGACCACTGTGCAACATATACTAGCAAGTTCATTTTTGACTATAGTTCAAATTTTTAGCAATAGCTATACATGACTTGTGTAAGTTAGATAAAAATCATAAGCTATTTACTATTATAACTATAAATGTCTACATACCCTTCTTGACCCTCCCTGGACTGGGGTCTGGACGGCTTTTTATTCTGTAATATTTCCTGTTTCCAAACTTGTCTTTGTTCAATGAAAGAATTGATATGTTTTTGTACAAACGGCATTGAAAGTATTGCAGTTGCGCTGTAAACAGATAATcagatttttatcagattggAACAAAACATTCATGTAACTACTTCACAACATGGTTATGCTTTCAGTTGTTCGACTTGAAATGTGTCTTTGGATATCAATTGGCATTATGATCTATATAGTGCTCCATGAACAGCTGAGGAAAAATTCCTTAATGCTAATTCACCAGGATAACTTCAGATATGTtgggttgtctgtctgtctgtttgtttgtttgtttgtctgtctgtttgtttgtctgtttatctgtctgtttgtctgtcatgATCTGACTGCAAATATCaataaacaacaaaaatctgtcttaacaattttcaaattaagGTTCTGATACACCATCTGAGTCAGTATGATAGATATGTCtgaactacatttcttcatagTTATAGCTTACCTTGGTCTTTTGTCAGGTTCTTTCACCAAAATAGCATTTACTAACTCCTTTAGTTCATCTGAATACATATCTGGTACATCCTATAAAATAGTTTGTAAATAGAAAACTTGGCTTTATCAATGTCTTATTTCGTATACAACAAATTCTACACTTGTAAAAACAGTAACTAGACCAGTTATATATATCTAAAAATAATGGCTGGTGGTACATCAAGTATCATATAAAATAGCTAAATGCATGAGCTGTGATCACTTTCAGTTGTTAAGTTTGGGCAAAATTGAGAATATGTAGATGTGGCAGTCAGTAGCTGATGTACTTTAGTCTTTTTCAATGTCAtaagggtgggggtggggggttagggggagggggtgctAAGAAGACCATCAATATGTTAGGACTATATGAGAGGAATTTTTTGGACATTTCAgtacttgtttgtgtttatgtacacACCAAATCACACTGACTCCTGCCTGACATACCGTATGAGCTAGGATATTTTTTACGTGCACGTTGATAAGTTTAATCTCACAATGAGAAATACTGACAGCCCActtgtataattataaaacatacaCTTACTGCATGGTCACATTTCACAATCTTGTAAAATAAACTGATTAAGTTGTTGGCATCAAATGCTGGCTGAAGTCCACACATCTCATATAGAAGACAACCTAATGCCTGAAAAGAAATTATAAACATGAAAATGTTTAActttgttcaaccaaggaaaatacggaTGACCTATCATAAGAAGTGACAAAACACTTAGTTCACAAGTATTTTGGCGGAATGAATAACTATTCTATGAAAAACTATACAGTTAACTTTACaaaccattttgatttttatataaAGACCCTACTGAGGCAAATCTCCCATTATCAATAAAAATGTACCCACAAATCAGATGTAAATAAATTTAGATTTAATAAAAACTTAcccaaatatcaaatttaaaataaactgacccaaatatcacattcaaataaatttactttttatttcaataaacacTTACCAACATATCAGatgtaaataaatgtagatttacatgtaataaatacttACCCACATATCAGATTTGTTGTTGTATGGAATATCTTGGCATAATTCTGGACTTAGATAACATGGTGTTCCTACACATGTACTAGCTTTAtctatagtatagtctagtgtCCTTGCAATGCCAAAGTCGCCTGTAAGCAGAtgtgaaataaatcatttaatatGTTAATTCATGCTAGTgtctcattttatattttcagactcttgaaaattaaataatttaaacCAATTCACACACTGGAATTGTGAAAGAACTGCCAagtgcgtacgtacatacatacatacatacatgcaatgtacatacatacatgcatacacaaacatacatacatacatacatacatacatacatacatacacacacacacacacacacacacacacacacatacacacacagatatgtGCCTCCTGCCCTCTGTACACTTACCTAACTTGACAACTTCTTTCTTAGTAAGGAAGACATTTTGAGTCTTGAGATCTCTGAAAAGACATATTTAGAACTTAGATTATTGTCAATTCTGTTTGATGGTTTGCTGGAAACAAGTGCTGTAAACAAGACATTGAACTACGCACAtgtataaccatggtaactgtttTAGTTTTTGTAATGTACAATTTTATATCTTTTGAGATCATTCTTGAAATCAACATAGCCAGCCCTTCCTTTTAAAAAATACCAGGCTTATCAATCTTCATTAAATGtggcataacataacatttcatGAGTAATGTTCACTAAACACGTCATTTCAAGGCACAGTATGTGATGTTTAATTATCAATTTCTGTATAgtttgtaaatgaaatattatcacAGATATGGATGCTAAATtctaaaacatatatttatgtAGCTATGAATGTAAAATGCAGTTACTACAATATGTTTTCAAATCCATAAAATGCAGTTACTACAATATGTTTTCAaatccatttcatttcatttcatttcataatgcCCTATTTTCCTATTTTCCTACTTTCCAAATTTCATGCTATCATTTTTTTCATCCTCTTTGGACAATGATTGATGCTGCTTTATTTTCACTGATCAAGGAAGATgtacaattctttttttttaatagatattttaaattcttaaaaacaaacaactataaaagtttgacagtgagaaaaaaaatcttataCTTGACAATATTTGCAAGTATAGTACCTGTGTAAGACCTTCTTGGAATGTATATACTGTACAGCCATAGCTATCTGTATAAACCACTGCATAATTTGCTTCTCCTCAATGCACTCGTGTTTCATACTTGCCAGGTGTATCCTTTCATCTAGACTTCCGCCATCACAGTAATCCTGAGAAATGCAACCAGATTGTAATTATTACTATACACAGCAAGCTATCAGCaaactaaaatagacacaaagtaAGACTCCTGGGTAAAAATACTGTTGtatatggtagattacacaaatgggtgatagcagtgccttggttacatgtatgtgaatataattaagatagtgtaaataaaaagttgaaagtttGGTCAATTGAGGAAAACTTGCAATCACAGATGCCAACCTACTGTTATTGTATTTGCATCAATGTCAACAGACAActtaaagggctatgtttcaatccaagttcatcacattagtgttatcttatcagttgagCTATGaggattacatgggattattattttgtactggatcaactttttctatagctcggCTAAACAAccattttcacacctagattttaatcttAACccaacatgggcctttaaatcAACGTGTTGCAATAAATAGTTTTAgttgtgtctgtgttagcttCCCATATGTGGATTGCCACATAACccaacatgggcctttaaatcAACGTGATGCAATAAACAGATTTAGCTAAGTCTGTGTTAGCTTCCCATATGTGGATTGCCACATAACccaacatgggcctttaaatcAACATGATGCAATAAATAGTTTTAGTTGTGTCTGTGCTGAGAActtctagtggtctg
This region of Glandiceps talaboti chromosome 4, keGlaTala1.1, whole genome shotgun sequence genomic DNA includes:
- the LOC144433849 gene encoding serine/threonine-protein kinase Nek1-like — translated: MENYDIVTTLGHGTGGDVYLVRSATHKKLLALKKIQLDDKKKTRTKDAVLREAKILSDLKHPHIVTYYESFFDAKELHLCIVQDYCDGGSLDERIHLASMKHECIEEKQIMQWFIQIAMAVQYIHSKKVLHRDLKTQNVFLTKKEVVKLGDFGIARTLDYTIDKASTCVGTPCYLSPELCQDIPYNNKSDMWALGCLLYEMCGLQPAFDANNLISLFYKIVKCDHADVPDMYSDELKELVNAILVKEPDKRPSATAILSMPFVQKHINSFIEQRQVWKQEILQNKKPSRPQSREGQEGSSDQGLKSSDDTAKLPDMLLSTDKLTKPALDSANNSNNNSYANSPETSRRLEPRDSGEYSDDFTSSDEENIEEVCESSEEEIPEEVPEVGVDDDDNDDDDDDDDDDDNPRMHATKLPYNALHGAKKEKPVIQVEHETDYPDDFEEVESDEDLDVIITHAKTAVGIDANDDDDDSELEDEDFIRPGSSCRQLLREHCIDSLGKDVFDKVQKQCKEGISALDLQPKFALMAGSDHMETCYLVNEILAEEDDT